From Mycobacteriales bacterium, the proteins below share one genomic window:
- a CDS encoding (2Fe-2S)-binding protein yields MVVTVVVNGTRVTETIPTRLSVTDFLRHRLGLTGTHVGCEQGVCGMCTVVLDGEAVKSCLMYAAQLDGHEVETVESLGDGDALSPLQQAFKSEHGLQCGFCTPAFLMTATALARGGEPLTREEIREELAGVLCRCTGYEFIVNAVERHLGARPGAADD; encoded by the coding sequence ATCGTCGTGACCGTCGTCGTGAACGGGACGCGGGTCACGGAGACGATTCCGACCCGGCTCAGCGTCACCGACTTCCTTCGCCACCGGCTCGGTCTCACCGGCACGCACGTCGGTTGCGAGCAGGGCGTCTGCGGTATGTGCACGGTCGTTCTCGACGGCGAGGCGGTGAAGTCCTGCCTGATGTACGCCGCACAGCTCGACGGGCACGAGGTAGAGACGGTCGAGTCGCTTGGTGACGGCGATGCGCTGTCCCCGCTGCAACAGGCGTTCAAGTCGGAGCACGGCCTGCAGTGCGGCTTCTGCACGCCGGCGTTCCTGATGACCGCGACGGCGCTCGCGCGCGGCGGCGAGCCGTTGACGCGCGAGGAGATTCGCGAGGAGCTCGCCGGCGTACTGTGCCGGTGCACCGGTTACGAGTTCATCGTCAACGCGGTCGAGCGACACCTCGGTGCCCGGCCGGGTGCAGCGGATGACTGA
- a CDS encoding SRPBCC domain-containing protein, whose product MRLHEEFRIGEPVDDVWRFFEQPERVAECMPGVEEVRVIDADNVDVRATQAIGPMSATFEASVEVLERVAGELIRFQATGKSVRGAAGHIRSTNEVRLSGVDGGTSVTIDGDVVLAGALGSVGQKIVAKQAGKVTAQFAENLQSALRGEPLPAAKPRPVRGPSEVRRVAPGDAGAPIDYWSRIAAVMSTIAAVLSFIAMMRTRRRAS is encoded by the coding sequence GTGAGACTGCATGAGGAGTTCCGGATCGGCGAGCCGGTCGATGACGTCTGGCGCTTCTTCGAGCAACCGGAGCGGGTCGCCGAGTGCATGCCCGGCGTCGAGGAGGTCCGGGTGATCGACGCGGACAACGTCGACGTCCGCGCCACCCAGGCGATCGGCCCGATGTCCGCAACCTTCGAGGCGTCGGTCGAGGTGCTCGAACGCGTGGCGGGCGAGCTGATCCGCTTCCAGGCCACCGGCAAGTCGGTGCGGGGAGCCGCGGGCCACATCCGCAGCACCAACGAGGTCCGGCTCTCCGGCGTGGACGGCGGTACGTCGGTCACGATCGACGGTGACGTCGTCCTGGCCGGTGCGCTCGGCAGTGTCGGGCAGAAGATCGTGGCGAAGCAGGCCGGCAAGGTCACCGCTCAGTTCGCCGAGAACCTCCAGTCGGCGCTTCGCGGAGAGCCGCTGCCGGCGGCGAAGCCGAGGCCGGTCCGCGGTCCGTCCGAGGTGAGGCGCGTTGCGCCCGGCGACGCCGGCGCCCCCATCGACTACTGGAGCCGGATCGCCGCGGTCATGAGCACGATCGCCGCCGTACTGTCGTTCATCGCGATGATGCGCACCCGGCGGCGGGCGTCGTGA